The genomic window gaaatgagatctttatcagagaaatttgttataaaattttcccagtttgttacttccattctaatcttggttgcattggtattATTTGTATGAAacctattaaatttaatataatcgaaattattcattttatatactgtaatgttctctgtctctagTTCGGtcttaaatttttcccttctttatagATCTGACAGATCAACAGTTCTACATTTtcttaatttacttaaaatatcactctttatgaTTAAATCATGAACCAATATTGACCTTATCTTGCTATAgcatgtgagatattgatcttaacctaatttttgccatactgtttttcaattttccaaccagtttttatcgaatagtgagttcttatcccaatagctggaatctttgggtttatcaaacacttgaTTGCTGAAAGTCCCCAAGACTATCCCATTGACCACCATTCTCTTTCTTAGTCTAAataagattgttttgatgattactgctttatagtacaagtTAAGTTCTGATAATGCTAGGCCACCATCCATCACATTGTTTTTTTCAtcagttcccttgatattttttaccttttgttcttccatatgaatttcattattattttttctagttctataacattttttggtagtttgattggtatggcaatggataagtaaattaattttggtaggattgttattgtgattctgtttttaaaagcaagcaaacaCATGTAAACCTAAAGACCAACACTATATCCTAATGATTCTCAtttgaagatttgatttagctacttcctgattgtaacaatggagatacatggtctaacagaatcaggaatgttttGTGAagtctacattgctccaccctacttagtctaacaaggtcaggaatgtctgcacctatacttaaggattaagtatctaggagggtggccttcaacagacatgtgcagaaacagctgacagaccctgggctgtcctaagtcaagttaagctaccattgatatagataagatgcaggaaactGATATAAAACCGTCTATCTATGGTGTGTCACTTCCTCTTTTTAGTCTCTTTCCCTGAAGAAGTggatctggctggtgacttcctaTGAGCAGGCCTGGGAGCCAGTTAAATCCTGGAACTTGAGCTGGGAGGAgccccctcagacagcttccttgagatggtcacatgGTAAGAGACAAGACtgctttccctttcccttggctctcaagggaggccccttggccaaggcctttaattcctgcctggctcagcctgagcctgaGCAGTATTAgttaactctttccctctctctctctctttcttaaatcctttcctctatattaattaaaatcaccataatttccagctgacttgtgtattttgttatttgggatatcccatggcaaccaataattaaatatagtttcagtcacaacactaaaattatctttacagttttggctgaccaggTCAGTTGTGaagaaataccctcaatcttcttaactttcctaaactttttctttactgtgactatccctaagttcagcttttaatagcttattttgatcaactctagaggtaagtaaatttggattttttcccctctacagctgattttctttctttctttctttctttctttctttctttctttctttctttctttctttctttctttctttctttctttctttctttctttctttctttctttctttctttctttctttctttctttctttctttctttctttctttctttctttctttctttctttctttctttctttctttctttctttctttctttctttctttctttctttctttctttctttctttctttctttctttctttctttctttctttctttctttctttctttctttctttctttctttctttctttctttctttctttctttctttctttctccaaaagcAGCAGGACTGGGGAAACTGTTTAGCTATGAAACCTGGAGAAAGTTTTttccttgtcctgctccccatgtgtttactttagaaatatgtggccacagccagttcacaacttacttaacaactggcttatcagctccatgaccaaacttttaaatatattattccttgtctctctgaaatggctcatcccatggaactgaTGGCAAAGTCTAATCGACACACTACTCCCCTTTGAGATTTTAATTGttgtagctgtaatattgtatctccttggaaaacatatttcccagacaaaccaaccaattgttccttctattattcagcaatatgaggaaaaaaatacctggcttgagcttatagaggaaaatttgggggagatcatagcttctataaaaagcattaaaagagagttaagaacatccaggaataggagtgatttatctctccatacttcATCATTATCAGAATCCCTGTCCCAACCTGCTCTACACAATTTGACTCCTAGTTCTCAAAACACCTCCCATACCCATACCCACTCCTTCCCCTGCCCATTACCCCTGCCATGCCCCTAGGCCCCAGCCCCCCCAActcctaaccaacccactcctAACCAACCTACTTCTCCCCCTTCCAATGCTCCCTGTCCCACCCCCTCAGCCCCAGTTCCTCCCTACCGATGCCTCTTGCCCTGACCCCTCAGCCCATGTCCCTCCCCCTGCCAGGCTTCCTACCCCATCCactccaccctaagttcacaccctgcccatgcttcctatcccaccccctccaccctaagttcaccTCTAAGTTCACACACTGCCATTGCTTCCTAAACCACCCCttccaccctaagttcacaccctgTCCATGCCTCCTACCCTAAACCCTCTGCATCCTTTCCCCCAGCTACTGACCctccttcctttgcccctccttcccacctgcccaattcaattcccataCCGTTCCTACTTCTGAtacttctggcactatgggacaacaaaaAACCCTCCCCCTAAGCATGCCCCACCCTTTTCTTTTTCacacctaccccattgagaatggagcaagaagcctagaggcaggagtcaagaaaattcagatagaattttatttccttcaagggaagttccaactttcaataaagatgggaacttggtatctataagacaccataaaccttttaaccctgaagatctaaataaaattaaggaagatcttccatcatttgaggaagaaccaatagtaattataaaaagattggagaacatattcagaacttttgaccccacttggatggatgttgaaaatttattagaaaaatttctgacaaagagagagagaaaaataatgtcatctctctggctaatctgAAGCGAGGTAGAGGAgaaaattattggccaactgaagatccacattggaaccccaatattGAACTAGaacacacaaaactaaaccaggccagagaatcattattgacagccatgagagcttttttctgatagacctgaaaaatgctcaaaatttgaatgaacccaacaagaaattgatgagaccttctcccagtttatggacagacttattgatgtaggaaatacatatattgaccttgatttatccagagaaagggaaattaggaaaatatgtaagcaattcattgagaattgttgttcagtagtaaaagactactttaaaacagCTGTCCTAATTGGAACTCTATGGACCTCAAGAATTGAGGAGACTAGCAGCCTATGTTTATCAAGGTCATGTAGAAATACCTGAAGAATACAATACATCAGTGGACAACTTAAAGAAATTGAAATCTTAAagggacaattgaaaaataagggagagaccatagcccctttgcagaaATCCACAGATGAATCATTAATATGCCTTTTCTTTGGGAAGAGAGTCCATGCAACAATGGTCTGTAGGAGCTGCCTACgggaaaaaggaataataacaactttagaaataataactataggaatcgtaatgccaatcaaaataatgacagtactccaaatgaggaaaatgataatacccagcACAATACCCAGcaacaatatataaaaactgGAGCTCGTCCATGCTATACTCCAGGTGAAAATCCCCATCAGCATGGGGGATCCCAAAAAACTACCCAAGCACCTTTATGGAGGTGTGAAGGGGAGGGTTGAGGgccttggaataaaaaaaaacctttgattttccagaccctgatattttaatgccactAATCCCTATACATGCCCCCCCCCACATAGTAAGGAACCttatgtcactttaaaggtgggaaattcatactatgattgtcttttggacactggggaATATAGGTCAATTTTGAtaagcaaaccagatgcaaaatgtgactctattggctctcaaaatgtagtaggtgtatgaGGAAAACCTTTAAAGGACCCCAAACTTTCTCCTTGCATGGTATGCATgagacccctaactgttgaatattcttttcttttaatgcctggatcccccataAACTTTCTGGGGAGGAATTTACTATGCAAACTACAAGACACAATATTTTGCACTCCAGATGACtacttatcattggaagtacatgaggaatctttaaaattactccctgtacttctctcagagagccaggaggcaaaagagccatCCACCTTTGTAATAACTATAGATATACCaaagtctctttgggccacatctccTTCTGATGTAGGCATGCTTAAATCAGCTATTCCTGTGcatattaaaactaaatctagcctacCTGCTTCcatccctcagtttcccctctcaaaagaggcaatagagGGTATTATCctagtaataaactcattaattgcacagagAATAATAattccttgtaaatctgaatacaacacacccatcctacccattaaaaatcaaaaagagggcccaatggcaaacacatctatagattcatacaggatctgaGGTCTGTGAACaaccacgttataaagagacactctgtttTCCAACATACATaagattatttcttctattcctagcacagctacaaaCTTTACAGTAGTaaacttgtgctcagctttcttttccattcccatacactagaactccaggcatatttttgctttcacctggaagggctctaaGAATAAGTGGAGTTGTTTTCCCCAGGGTTATGTGAAAAgcctgagtttatttgcacaaattttgagccaagacacagataatataacatttaaaaacagcaaattaatcaaatatgtagatgatctactcttggcttcaacagatgcagaagcatgtcaggaagatagtaaataccttcttttggaaatgcacaaaagagggcataagatcttgaaggataaggctcagtggtgtctccctaaagtagaatatttgggtttcatcctgactgtgggtgctctttctatttctcccaaatgaattgaaaatattcaaaatttaaggtctcctaccactaagaaacagttgagagcaattttaagagcaacagggttttgtagacaatggattccttgctatagggaaattactaaaccccttatagcaagggattcagtccctgaaaccctcaaattagagccagaacacttgtcagctctatcagatctaaaaaaggctatcatgtctgcccctgccctaggcatcccagattacaataagccatttactttgtatgtacatgagcgaagaggggtagcttcaggtgttttaactcagactttgggaccttctcagaacCCAATTACTTATTATTCttcccaactggacccagtagcttcaggagcaccaccatttCTTAggggagtagctgctacagccttactagtgacaaaaactgttgatctagtattgggatgttgATTAACAATATGTTCCCACATGATGtggaagcattgttgctaaggcatagaacacaggcattctcagatcagcgaattacatagtatgaaataaccttgttaaatagtgaaaacattaccttgaaatgctgtacaacccttaactctgccactttgcttccagatttaccaacttcaggagaaccattacacagttgttaaacactagtgtccatggtagaaaagcctcaagatgatctcttggacactcctttagacaatacagacctggtcttatttactgatggttcttcttttatgagggatggcataaactacactggagctgctgtagtcacagagtttgccactgagtggtcagcttcactaccctctaacattagcgctcaaagGGCAGAACTCATAACCCTGAAACATGCCTTTAtaagattctagatatgcttttggcatttgtcactcagttgggatgctatggctccagagaggatttttaacctcatctggaaaatctatagctaatgcagaaattattaatgaagttctttttgCTCTTCAGTTGCCAGAAGctctagctgtagttcattgctctgcccatacaggtggcactgatctTGTCTCTAGGgaaaatgattgagcagatgctgctACAAAGCTAACAGCCATAGaaaggcctgaattaattttaacattaacaaccaatgatgacttaaatttatcactttccaataatgaaaaggaagtggaaaaatggaagcaaaaattcaaagcaaaacagagtaatggagtatgggtgtcatctgaagaaaaacacctgctccctagaagtttctatcatcaAATCTGCCAATCTATTTATAAAAGTGGTCACTTTGGCACTCAGGGCATCATGGaatctgttaagagagtatggctaacacctggtataactactatagcctctaaagtgtgtacagcctgatCTACCTGCCAAgaatataaccaacatgccttttgtggcaaagcctttggtgggcgtcctctggcttacacaccttttgagcacctacagatagatttcataacaatgccaaaagctagacattataaattttgtctagtcatagtagatcaactgaccagatggccagaagcactTCCTGTGACccaagccacagtggcttttgttgctaaggtgtttttaaaagaaattattcctcgctttggcctgccagcacatattgattcagatagaggaagtcattttgcTGATCCtttcctaaatcagatatattcttgcttggggataactcccaaattccatgtaccatatcatcctcagagctcaggccaagttgaaagaatgaacagagaacttaaaactatgactggcaaattatgcactgagacacatttaaaatggcttgaaattcttcctctggttctatttttatcttagaagcaggcctagagaagacctacacatctcatcatttgagatgctttttggacatccacctatacaggctatgcctttctcccctgcatatatatCAGCATTAGGGGGAGACACTAcgattgcttcctatatacagaaaTTAAGCACAAATttcatgaactccatgaatctggagctgcagtactaACCGGACcaatagacttttctcttcatgaccttaacccaggagacaaagtatatattaagaatttctagcctactggagcaactcagctttcctgggaagggccattccaaatatatttaactactccaacatctatagaggttggagagaaggaatcttggattcattgctccaagagagcatcttctgtttagactgattgactgtatcctatcacatgcactggagataataatccattgtcaAGTGGATTCTGTTTTTCAaggacacattgaattactgattttttccttatttttattattgcttttcttttcttttgattagaatatttgattttttcctttttttctcatttcttatactaaaggtacatacaattaatattaattttctgcaATAATATcagtttaatatatattaaactgATATTAATGCAGAaaaatatacttgctataatatgaATGcttacccaaaagctttagactttggaaacctgccatttattgataaaatgttatgggactatgattaatgtttgtatttgattctaggaAATAGTATAAAAACAGGGAGcatagacttaacctgaatagtgccaaaaagagatTAATTGCACttctaaatcaatacaaaaggatttgaaaaactagtgtgagactcgaggttgtgatgctggacatatgttaagtcgtaggtcttccttgtatccacactctttgtgaaaatatttacagacaagtatcaaagtttggctatcatcctggctttCTCCATCCCTGAGAATGCAGGTAAAattagaccagggaatgacacttcccaatcaaaataaaattctagttctttttcttcttatagtatggcaacttcctgtagtcttggctgcaaatgggtaagtgaaatattactgcattctgtcctacagacttgtaggatagaaattactttaaattgggcctgtacaagggcctattatgaatttattcttgtttatgcaacattttatatacatagattttggtattttgattctgattttgaatttttttctttcttccaaaagtttaactttcttccatttttcctcatatttttggtattgttttttctcttcttttgataattaactcattcacccccataactcaatattacatcctgagctgaactggacaTTCTTAACACCCagatcaggggggattgtattttaataaaaatccaagattttgaatttttttttaaaagaaaagatcttcaaggaaagaagcttgttaactcctaaatccagagaatgaactgtggccaaaagatgccagaaaacctacactacatcaagaatgaactttggttgtggttgattgaactgaaatttgattgaacatttattgtaaatgtatacttttatgcaaaaggggactgcccctaatttgactTTTTGGCAATGtgtctagcaaaacattggttttgctttctctcttttctattcctccctaattattttaatttactcttagaaattgaatattgtatacatttgtagttagaagtgccttaggactacaagatgattatgttaaatgatcagtggggagactagtctcccagtgATCATCTGGAGGAGGAttgtgaagatttgatttagctaccttctgattgtaacaatggagatacttggtctaacagaatcaggaatgtcttgtgaagtcTTCATTgatccaccctacttagtctaacaaggttaGGGATGTCTGCAcctatacttaaggattaagtatctaggaggatggcctttgacagacatgtgcagaaacagctgacagaccctgggctgtcttaagtcaagctaagctCCCATTGGaacagataagatgcaggaaagtgatgtaaaactgtctatatatggcgtatcatttcctctctttggtctctttctctgatctggctggtgacttcctgtgagcaggcctgggagccagttcgatcctggaactctcCTGGAACTTGAGCTGGGAGGAGCCCCCTCAGACAATTTCCTTAAGATAGTCAAGTGGTGAGTGAcaagactgacttccctttcccttgtctCTCaaggaaggccccttggccaaggcctttaactcctgcctggttcagcctgagtcagagcatttttaattaactctttccctctctatctctctttcttaaatcctttcctctatattaattaaaatcaccataatttccaggtgacttgtatattttattatttgggatattccatgacgaccaataattaaatatagttttagtcacaacactaaaattatccttatacatTGCAATAAAGATGTCCACAAAAAGGGACTCAGAAAATGTTTCTTGAGATTATAAAATTTggggcaataaatatggaaaatattcatCATTCTTACTTATTGGAATGTGTGGTTTAATAACACCAAGGTACACTTGGGCAGTGTAAATCTTTTTCATTGATATATAGTAATCCAATTCATTTTACTGAGTTTTTGTGTTCTACTTCACTGAAGCTATTTGTTTTCTCAAGTATTTTCCttgtataataaaaaaaaaaactcctcagaaatggaacatttttttaatcctctatATTTAGATAAAGTCTCTAATGTTTTCCATTGCATATAATGCTAGTTTGTGGTTttgatagtttttttaaaattaagaaatagattattttattcttagaCTTCATAggcttttttaaagcaaaaaataaatgttatactTTTTCAAAGATTTTCTGCATCTACATGTACCCCCAAATTACCATAAAACAATGGGGAAATATATGATCAGAAGCAGCCAGTCACATAATAAAAGTGAGGGATAATAGCTACATAGTCCAGTTATTTCATGATAAGCaccaaatgttaaaatatttccttGTAACACTGTTAGCATGTTGAGAGATTTTTGATATGTTGACATAAATTGATATACTGAAGAGGCTACTACTCATAATTGTATTATAATGAATGCATTAAAtaccaaaaaataattttcaatcatattaaaaattttaagggacACACAATTAAAAAACTCTTTAGTCATTGAACTGGTGAGTATGTAagagtaggaaaaaaatataagcCTTTGTAAACAgagttcaaataaataaatagggttTATTTTCCCAACATTGAAATCATTAAACAGTTTTCTaagtaataaaaatgtaattaaacaATATGACAAAATGAGTTATAATAAATGTTATCCAAATAATGAGTTGTGATGTTGTCTATATTTCAGGTCTGGTAATAACCAAGGTCTAGTAAAAATTAGTCAATAAATCAAAATCATTACCATCTTCTCTACCACTGTTTATCATAATTCTATCTTTATATTATAGGATTTGAAAATGAAAAGTCTTCTCACTTTCATGCTCATGTGATCTTCCCAGTGACTCTATGCAACTGATATATCACCCTCTTACatatgatataatcaaaattcatAGTTACTAAATAGGTTACTCAAGATTGTCCTGTAAGTGGTGGTCAAAACCTGACCTCTAATTCTATgtctcccttttttttaaaacccttaccttccatcttggagtcaatactgtgtattggctccaaggcagaagagtagtaagggctaggcaatggggatcaagtgacttgcccagggtcacacagctaggaagtggttgaggccagatttgaacctaggacctttcatctctagacctggttctcaatccactgagctacccagctgcccccatgtccACTTTTTTTGAAAATACCAGACTGCTTAAATTGTCATTGCTATAACTACTTCCTTTATTACTATTAATCTCTCATTTGTTATATgaaatattaagtatttaaaaagatGAGACATTGTTCTGAATATAtgccttcttattatttttttggtagtCCTATGTCCTATGTCCTATAGGATTACAATCTAAACTAGTTACACTGatgtaaatacaaatatttaacaCATACAGATTTCAGAAGTCCCACATCAGACCCAGACATGATTGAGCACTGAGAGATTCCCATCACACAAGATTtagaggaaaggatttttttaatgggaaTCAGGTGAAAGGGCAAGAGTGTCAGACTGAGAAAGTGATTAAATTGAGACAACTTTCCTTAATTGATATTAAGCCCTATGTTGATtatttagttaatcaaatcaattaTATTAGCATGTAATACACATTTGACTATGTGTATCATTAACTCTGTACTACTAATGACAAAGCTGAGGCTAAGGGAGATTTGGTGGTCTATCTAAAgtcataaaactaaaaaagaaagtgGTAGATTCAACACCTGAGGCAACATCTTCTGCTTTGAGTCTGTAGTTCTACCCAATGAACCATAGCTTATCTCTTCCTCTTAATAATGGAGCCACATTATTCCATGTTGAATTACTTGAATCATTTATATGACTCCTCTGTAACAGTGGGattatagcatcatagatttagagttagaaaagactGAATGATCATCTGTTCCAACCAACTGGATGGGGACATTCCTTCAGGATAGGTACTATGACTCAGCTCTCAGATTTGTgaccccctctctccttcccttgtccTCTCTTCAAGGCTCTTGAAGGTTATATGAAAGAGTTACTGTATACATGGTGGTGACTCTTCATATCCTTCTCTCCCAACAGTAGGTTCCTGGAATGTTATGACTATTCTCAATGAAAATCAACCCTGATCCTTCTTCTTTAACATCTTGATCAATGCCTCTCGAATGTGCTTGGATTTGACACTGTAGATGATAGGATTGAGCACAGGGGGCACAATCAAATAGACATAGGCAATAATGGCATGCACAATGGGGGGTGCATGTCTACCAAAGCGATGAATAATGGATACTCCCACACCAGGGATATAAAAGACTAGAACAGCTAGAATATGGGAGACACAAGTGTTGAGAGCCCGGATCCGTTCTTGAGGAGATGCTAATCCCATTACTGTGTGAAGAATGAGTCCATAGGAGATGGCAATTAGAAAGGAATCCACAAATGCTGTGGACAGTACTACATAGAGCCCATATAATATGTTGACAGTGATGTCAGCACAGGCCCTCTTCATCATGTCTGCATGAAAACAAAATGAGTGGGAAAGATAGACTTTCCCGGGGCAGAAGTTCAGCCTCTTCAGCAGGAAAGGCACAGGGAAGAGAGAAACAGTAGCACGAGTCACAATAGCCATTCCAATCCTGCCAATGGCACTGTTGGTAAGGACAGATGCATAGCGCAGTGGGTTGGAGATGGCCACAAAACGGTCAAAAGACATGGCTAGCAGCACTGAAGATTCCACaacagagaaagaatggaggaaaaaCATCTGGGTCAAGCAAGCATCAAAGGCTATGCGTTGATAGTCAAACCATAGCACAGCCAGGGTGGTGGGAAGTGTGCACAAAGTGAGTCCCAAGTCAGTGAGAGACAACATGGACAGGAAGTAATACATGGGTTGATGCAGACTGGGAGTTCTTTTCACAGCTAGTAGGATTAGGCAATTACCTGCGAGAGCCAGAGCATACATAGAGGAGAAGGGGATGGAGATCCATCCATGCATAGCTTCCAAACCTGGAATGCCAATCAGCAGAAAAACAGAGGGTTGGAAGAAGG from Monodelphis domestica isolate mMonDom1 chromosome 4, mMonDom1.pri, whole genome shotgun sequence includes these protein-coding regions:
- the LOC100617560 gene encoding olfactory receptor 51I2-like, coding for MTYFHVTHPSVFLLIGIPGLEAMHGWISIPFSSMYALALAGNCLILLAVKRTPSLHQPMYYFLSMLSLTDLGLTLCTLPTTLAVLWFDYQRIAFDACLTQMFFLHSFSVVESSVLLAMSFDRFVAISNPLRYASVLTNSAIGRIGMAIVTRATVSLFPVPFLLKRLNFCPGKVYLSHSFCFHADMMKRACADITVNILYGLYVVLSTAFVDSFLIAISYGLILHTVMGLASPQERIRALNTCVSHILAVLVFYIPGVGVSIIHRFGRHAPPIVHAIIAYVYLIVPPVLNPIIYSVKSKHIREALIKMLKKKDQG